The Naumannella cuiyingiana DNA window CCGCGCTTGAGGTAGCCGTAGCCGGTGTGCGCGGAGGTCGGCACCACACCGAAGGTGACCAGTGCCGTCGGGTCGGCATCGACGGCGTCGAAGGCCACGTCGAGCGCGTCCCGGAATGCCTCCACCGGCTGCATGATCTGGTCGGCGGTGACCATCGCGACGGTCGCATCGGGGTCGGCCGCGGCGAGCACGGCGGCGGGCCACGCGACCGCGTTCAGCGAATCGCGGCCCTCGGGCTCGCCGAGGATCTGGTCGTCGGACAGCTCCGGGATCTCCGCGCGGACCTCGGCGGCGTACTGCGCTCCGGTGCAGACCAGGATGTTCTCGGTAGGTACGCTGCCCTGCACCCGGTCGTAGGCCAGGCGCAGCAGCGAGGTGTCGCCGACCAGCCGCAGCAGTTGTTTGGGCATGCCCTTGCGGGACAGGGGCCACAGGCGTTTCCCCGAACCGCCCGCCATGATGACCACATAACGCATGGCGGACAGCCTAACCAGCGGGGCGTCGAGACGCCGATTCGTCGCGCAGGGCCGCTGCCGGGGCGCCCGTAGGCTGGCGCGGTGACGAACCCGACCGAACTGTTGGCCGCGCGGGTCCGCGAGGCGCCCGCGCAGCCCCTGCTGACGCAGTACGCGGCGGCCGGGCGGACCGAGTTGTCCGCCGCCAGCTTCGCCAACTGGGTCGACAAGACCACCAACTGGCTGGAGGACGAGGGGATCGCGGATCTGTACGACCCGCCGTCGCCGGCGCCGCTGCTGGCCCTGGAGCTGGCCGCCGATCAGCCGGCGCACTGGATGACCTTCGCCTGGTTGATGGCCGCCTGGCAGGCGGGGCTCGCGGTGTCGCCGGGGCCGGCCGAGGGCGCGGTGCTGCGCGTGGGCGGGCCCGGTGCCGGCGCGGGCGGGCCGGTCACCGTGGCGTGTTCGCTGCACCCGCTCGCGATGCCCGGGGATCCCGCGCCCGGGGTGCTCGACTGGGCCGCGGAGGTACGCGCCCAGCCGGATGTCCATCTCGCCGTCGCCGACGATCCGTCCCGCGCGGCCTGGGCCGGGGCACCGGGCGCGCGGTCGTTGGGCGAGTTGCTGGACGGGGTGGCACCGGCGCCGGGGCCCGTGCTGATCAGCGAACCCGCGGGCCCATGGCCGGCGGTACGCGACGGGCTGCTCGCGCCGCTGCTCGGCGGCGGCTCGGCGGTGCTGGCTCCCCGCGTACCCGCCGCCGAACTCGACCGGATCCGCGCCGCCGAACGGATCGCCTGACCGCGCCGGTTCGCGGCTGCCGGTTCAGCCCGCGCGTGCCGATTCAGCCCGCGAGTGCCGGTTCAGCCCGCGAGTGCCGGTTCAGCCCGCGGACGGTACACAACCCCCATGTCCGCGAACCCAACCGGCAGACGCGGGCCGGGCAACACTCGCGGCTGCCGGTTCGGCCCGCGGATCGGGCGGCCGTCAGCCTGGTCGCGGCCGGGGGTGGCCCGGAAGCTGGGTGGCGAGGGCTCGTTCGGCCGCACTTTTCTGGTCGGGAGCTGCCGGCCCCGCGCACCGATCCCCGGCATGACGCGCTGGCCCGGCCGACGCCGCGCACTCCCAGCCAGAAAAGTGCATTCCCGACCATTGCACCGACCGACTCCCCCACCGCTGCACCCGGCAGGCGCCGATTCAGCCCGCGGGTGCCGGTTCAGCCCGCGGAAGGTACGCCACCCCGCATCCGCGAACCCAACCGGCAGACGCGGGCCTGGCAACACTCGCGGCTGCCGGTTCGGCTCGCGGATCAGGCGGCGCTGCAGACCTCTCCCAGGTCGTCATTGGCGGGCTGGGGCTCGGCGGCGTCGCCGGTATCCGCCCGGTCCTTCTTGCCCGACCCCTCCCGGTCGCTCCCGGCGTCGTCCTTGCCCGAGCCACTCTTGTCCTTGCTTGACTCCACCGGACCGCTGGGCTTCGCGCCATCGGACTGCTTGTCCGCGGGTGCGGGCGGGCTGGTGGCTGGCACGTCCGCGGCCTCGGCGGCGGCGATCTTCTCCTGGACGGTGGCCCGGATCAGCGCCAGATCGGGCTGGGCCGGCTTGATCAGCGGCGGCACGAATGCGACGCTGCTGATCTTGGTCGAGCGCGCCTTCAGGGCGAGTTCGATCATGGAGTCGACCTTGTCGGTCGGGATGTCGGTCTCGACGATCTCCTTGCCGGCATCCGCGATCGCGGTGAACTTGGTCAGCACCGTGACCGGATCGAGTTGCTGCAGCATCGCGTTCATCACGCACTTCTGCCGGCTCATCCGGTCGTAGTCGCTGCTCTCGGCGCGAGAGCGGGCGACCCACAACGCGTCCTCACCGTTCAACAAGACGTTCTTTCCGGGCTGGATGTAGCGGCTGATCTTCGAGCTGCCGCCGCCGACCGGGATCGGCTTGTTGATGTCGAGGCGGATGCCGCCGACCGCGTCGATGAGCTGCTCGAAGCCGGCCAGATCGATCATCGCGTAGTAATTGATCTGCAGCCCGAGCAGCTCGCCGATCACCTCGCGGGTGGCCTGCAGCCCGGGATCGCCGACCGACTCCGGATAGAGCCCCTTGTGCACCTCGGTCGCCTCGGTGTAGACGCCGTTGATCATGCACTTCTCCTCGGCGCAGCGGAACCCGTCGGGATAGAACTGCTTCAGCGGCGAGCTGTCGGGGAACGGCGCGCCCTGCAGGTTCCGTGGGATCGAGAACAAGACGGTACGCCCGGTCTCGGCGTCGATGCTCGCCACGGTCATCGAGTCGGGCCGCAACCCGACGCGCCCCTTCCCGTCGTCGGCACCGAGCAGCAACACATTGATCCGGCCAGCCGACGGCGCGGTCTGCCCGCCGCCGACGAAGACACTGGACAGCAGGCTGCCCTGGGCCCAGACCGTGCGGGCCGTGCCGGCCGAACCGAGCAGCGCCCCGAGCGCGAGGACGAGCGCGATCAGCGCGAACGCGGGGCGGTGCTGGCGCGCGAGCTCGGGCGGGCGCGCGATCCGCCAGGCATCGGCGAAGAGCAGGGCCCAGCCGATGCCGGCCGCCACGACCGCGATGCACAACGCGGCGGTGACCGGCGGAAATGCCAGCACGGCGATGGTCGCGCCGCGGGCCAGCAGCAGCCCGGTCCCGAACAGCACCACCACGCCGAGCATGATCAGCCAGCACCGCACGGCGAGGCGGCCGAGCCGGCGGTTGCCGGCGGCAATCTGGGCCGATCCGGGCACCAACAGCGTGATCAGCAGCAGTCCCATGCCACGTCGCAGCCGGATGCCGTCGCTGCGACCCGCGGCCTCCGAGCCGCGGTCATCGGGCCCGGGCCGGCGGCTGCCGGCACGGGAGATTGCGGGACGGTGAGTGGGATCGCTCACGCTGCGCCTTTCGTGCGGGGGAAGTGGTGCCCGGCGGTTAGACACCCGCTGGCCAGTATGGAAGCTCGCGCACGGCCGGGGAACCAGCCACGCCGTGACGGTGGCGGATCCGCGGGCCCGGCGTACCGAACCTCGGTCCGCAATCCGGCACCGGCGTGGCACCACGGTCTCGAAACCCGCTGCCCGGGCCGCCGCACCGGGTCTCGGTGGTACGCCTTGGCTACCGTGGACGCCATGGCAGGTACCGACCGTGGTGGGCGCCCCGGCCCCGAGGACCGCGACGACATGGACTGGCTCTATCGCCGCGACGACGAGCCCGCACCGCAGCCGTCCCCTCCGGAACCGACCCGGGTGTTCGGCCCGGATGCGCCCGCGGATCCGCCGGCAGGAGGCGGGCGGCGCCGGGCGTCGTTCGGCGACCCCGGCGGCCCGGCCCGTTCCCGCACCGAGTCCGGGCTCCCCCATGAGGCCGGCCCGGCGCAGCGGCGCAGGTCGGCCCTTCCGCCGGCCGCGCCGCCGCCGCGCCCGCCGGCCTCCCCGCCCCGGCCCGCCCCGGCCCGTCCGGGCCCGGCCGGTCGCCCACGGCGTGGCCACCCGGTCCGGCGTACCCTGCTCGCGTTGCTGATCGCCTGGCTGGTCTTCCTGATCGCCACCCCGATCTATGCATGGACGCAGACGACCAAGATCGAGGCGATGCCGAGCGGCAGCAACCGGCCCGACGATCAGCCGGGCACGCTGTGGCTGCTGGTCGGCTCCGACGGCCGCGAGGACCTGTCGAAGGCAGAGCGCGAGCGGCTGAGCACGGGCGGCGGCAAGGGGCGGCGTACCGACACGATCATGCTGCTCTACCGGCCGACGATCGGGAAACCCGCGCTGATCTCGGTGCCGCGGGACTCCTTCGTCCGCATCCCGGGCAAGGGCAAGAACAAGATCAATGCCGCGTACGCCTTCGGCGGCCCGCAACTGTTGATCGAGACGATCGAGCAGAACACCGGCCTGCGCGTCGATCGGTACGCCGAGATCGGCTTCGCCGGATTTGCCGGGATGGTCGATGCGGTCGGCGGCGTCGAGGTGTGCCCGAAGAAGGCGATCAAGGACCGTCGGGCGGGCCTGGACATCAAGGCGGGTTGCCAGAACGTCGACGGGCCGACGGCGCTCGGCTATGTCCGCACCCGCTACACGGACGCGACGGGCGACATCGCGCGGACCCAGCGGCAGCGCGAGGTGATCGGCAAGATCGCCAAGAAGGTGGCCTCGCCGGTGACCTTCGTCAACCCGGTCCGCTACTGGGGGGTGAACATGGCGGCGGCGCGCTCGTTCGGCGTCGACGAGCAGGCCAGCCCGATCGATGTGGGGCTGATGGGCCAGGCGATGCTCGGCACGTCCGGTGGTGACGGCCTGACGCTGATGATCCCGATCAGCGATGCGAATGCGCGGACGAGCGCGGGCAGCTCGATGATCTGGGACATCGAGCAGGCCGAGGAGATGTTCGCCGACATCAAGTCCGGCGACACCTCCAAGCTCGACCGCTTCCGGGCCGACTCCTGACTCCTCAGGCCTGCGGTAGCCCCGCCAGAAGTTGGCGAGCCATCACGATCCGCTGCACCTGGTTCGTGCCCTCGTAGATCTGGGTGATCTTCGCGTCGCGCATCATCCGCTCGACCGGGTAGTCGCGGGTGTAGCCGTAGCCGCCGAGCAGTTGCACGGCGTCGGTGGTGATCTCCATCGCGACATCGGAGGCGAAGCACTTGGCGGTGGCGCCGAAGTAGGTCAGGTCGCCGTCGCCCCGCTCGGACTTGGCCGCGGCGGCGTAGGTGAGCTGGCGGGCCGCCTCCAGCTTCATGCCCATGTCGGCGATCATGAACTGCAGACCCTGGAAATCGGCGATCGCCTTGCCGAACTGCTTGCGCTCCTTGACATAGCCGAGCGCGTAGTCCAGTGCCCCCTGCGCGATCCCGAGCGCCTGGGCCGCGATGGTGACGCGGGTGTGGTCGAGGGTACGCATGGCAGTCGCGAAGCCGGTGCCGGGATCGCCAATCAGCCGGTCGTCGCCGAGGCGGACGTTCTCCAGGTAGACCTCGCGGGTCGGCGAGCCCTTGATGCCGAGCTTCTTCTCCGGCGCGCCGAAGTCGACGCCCTCGTCGGACTTGCGCACGACGAAGGCGCTGATCCCCTTGGACCGGGCATCGGGATCGGTCACGGCGAACACCGTATAGTACTCCGACTCGCCCGCATTGGTGATCCAGCGCTTCACCCCGTTCAGCACCCAGCCGTCACCGTCGCGGACCGCACGGGTCTTCATCGATGCGGCATCGGAGCCGGCGTCCGGCTCGGACAGGCAGTAGGAGAACATCGCCTCGCCCGCGGCGATCGGCGGCAGGACGGCCTGCTTCAGCTCGTCCGAGCCGGACAGCAGCACCGGCATCGAGCCGAGCTTGTTCACCGCCGGGATCAGCGAGCTGGACGCGCAGGCGCGCGCGACCTCCTCGATCACGATCACGGTGGCCAGCGCGTCGGCACCGACGCCGCCGTAGGCCTCCGGGATGTGCGGGGCGTGGAAGTCGGCCTTGCGCAGCGCGTCGTAGGAGGCGCGCGGGAACTCGGCGAGCTCGTCGACCTCGGCGGCATGGGGCGCCACCTTGTTGTCGCAGACCTCGCGCACGGCCGCGCGGAACGCCTCGTGGTCCTCCGTCGGGCGATAGATATCGGTGAAGTCGCTCACCGAGGCAGCTTAGCGCTCGCTAAGCAGGGCTGGTAGTCCCCCGGCCGGCGGCCAGCGGCTCGCCGGTCTGGGCCCGGGCCAGCAGCACTCCCCCGGCGGCCGCGGCGGGGAAGACGACGATGGCCAGCAGCGGCACGGACAACAACAAGAAGGTGGGTACGCCGAAGCCGAGCGTCGCCAGCCGACGGCCGCGCAGCACCCGGTCCCGGGCGGGCAGGCTGACCACCCCGCGCTGGGCGAGCGGCTGGCCGACGAGTTCCAGGGCGATCATCCAGCCGCCGAAGATCGCTCCCCCGACCGCGGCCGCGATGGTGCCGACGACCGGGATCAGTCCGATCACGAAGAAGATGGCACCGCCGAGCGCGGTGATCGCGACGACGGCGATCGTCTGGCCGATCGAACGGGCCAGGGGCACGTCGACTGCCCGGCCCTCGGGCGGCCCGCCGAGCTCGCGCTCCACCGACGCGGCGATCCGCTCGTAGAACGGGCCGCCGATCAGCAGCGTGATACTGGAGAAGGCGACGACCATGATCAGCACGGCGGCCGCGGTGATCAGCAGGGCGGCGACGCCGCGCAGCACCTCGCGTACCGCTGGATCCCAGCCCTCGGCGAAGGCCGTCAGCGCGCCGCCCAGCGTCGGCGCACCGAAGAACAGGCCGACCAGCGCGCCGACGAACAGCACCGAAGTGATCATCGGCGGGATCGCACCGGTCCAGAACAGCTTCGGCCGGCGGATGATCATCCCGGCGCCACGCAACAGGAAGCCCGCGCCGGTGAAGACTGACCTCATCGCGCCGCCTGCGCGAGCATCGGAAAGACCGCGTCGGCGAGCAGCGGGGCGAGATCGGCGCCCGGCGCGGCGCCAGGATCGACCCAGCGCAGCTCGGCGATCTCGGCGGCGGGCGCGACCGGTTCGATAAGCGGGTGTTCGAAGACCGTTGCCACCACGCGATGCCGCGGTTCGTTGGCCGCAGCGGCCGTGTGCCGGCCGAGCGGGCGCAGCATCCGGTGATCAAGCTGCCCGGACAGCTCTTCGGCGAACTCGCGGATCGCCGCGGCCGCCGGGTCCTCGCCGGGCTCGGGTTTGCCGCCGGGCAGCATGAAACGGTCGGTGCCGCGCTTGCGTACCGTCAACACGCGGCCAGCGGCGTCGCGCATCACGACGGCGCTGACGCGGATGTCACGGTCCATGGGGCCAACGCTAGCGCCGGACCGGCGTGCCCCGCACGGTGAACTCGCCGGGCAGCTCCGTCCAGTCGAACCACGTCACCGCGACGGCGTACTGCGGGCGGGCGCAGGCGCGATTCAATTCGATCATGGCGGGTTCCAACTGGCCGCGGGCGATTCGCCAGCCGTCGAAGTCGAGCCCGCAGGCATCGTATTGGTAGGCATAGAAGAAGCCGTCGCCCGGACCGGCGGCGAGCACCGGCGCCGTGTCGGCGCCCTGGTCGGCGAGTCGGTCGGCGAGGATGCCGAAGTCGTCGCGATACAGGCCCGCCCAGTCGACCGGCCGCCCCATCGGGCGGGTGTCGGGGATCATGACGACGAGGCGACCGGCGGAGCGCGGCCACAATCCACCGGCCCGCCCGAGCAGCACGACGGCAGCGGCGACGACGGCCAGGCCGACCGCGACGGCCAGCGCGACGAGGAGGCCGTTGCGGGGCGCGCGGTCGGCCGATCGCGCGATCATTGCCGCAGGCTAGGCCGGCTACGGGTCACTCGCCGCGGCGTACTCGCTCGCCCTTGGCCTCGGCTGTCGCCCGAAGGTCGTCCTGGAAGGCGACCATCCGCGCGGTCAGGTCGGGGTCGCCGGCGGCCAGGATCCGGACGGCCAGCAGCCCGGCATTGCGGGCATTGCCGATGGCGACGGTCGCGACCGGCACGCCGGCCGGCATCTGCACGATGGAGAGCAGCGAGTCCATGCCGTCGAGGTACTTCAGCGGGACGGGTACGCCGATGACGGGCAGCGGGGTCACCGCGGCGAGCATGCCCGGCAGGTGCGCGGCGCCGCCGGCGCCGGCGATGATCACCTCGAGGCCGCGCGAGTGGGCGCGGCGGCCGTAGTCGATCATGGCCTCAGGCATCCGGTGCGCGGAGACCACATCGGCCTCGTGGTCGATGCCGAACTCGG harbors:
- a CDS encoding TIGR03089 family protein; the encoded protein is MTNPTELLAARVREAPAQPLLTQYAAAGRTELSAASFANWVDKTTNWLEDEGIADLYDPPSPAPLLALELAADQPAHWMTFAWLMAAWQAGLAVSPGPAEGAVLRVGGPGAGAGGPVTVACSLHPLAMPGDPAPGVLDWAAEVRAQPDVHLAVADDPSRAAWAGAPGARSLGELLDGVAPAPGPVLISEPAGPWPAVRDGLLAPLLGGGSAVLAPRVPAAELDRIRAAERIA
- a CDS encoding LCP family protein, producing MSDPTHRPAISRAGSRRPGPDDRGSEAAGRSDGIRLRRGMGLLLITLLVPGSAQIAAGNRRLGRLAVRCWLIMLGVVVLFGTGLLLARGATIAVLAFPPVTAALCIAVVAAGIGWALLFADAWRIARPPELARQHRPAFALIALVLALGALLGSAGTARTVWAQGSLLSSVFVGGGQTAPSAGRINVLLLGADDGKGRVGLRPDSMTVASIDAETGRTVLFSIPRNLQGAPFPDSSPLKQFYPDGFRCAEEKCMINGVYTEATEVHKGLYPESVGDPGLQATREVIGELLGLQINYYAMIDLAGFEQLIDAVGGIRLDINKPIPVGGGSSKISRYIQPGKNVLLNGEDALWVARSRAESSDYDRMSRQKCVMNAMLQQLDPVTVLTKFTAIADAGKEIVETDIPTDKVDSMIELALKARSTKISSVAFVPPLIKPAQPDLALIRATVQEKIAAAEAADVPATSPPAPADKQSDGAKPSGPVESSKDKSGSGKDDAGSDREGSGKKDRADTGDAAEPQPANDDLGEVCSAA
- a CDS encoding LCP family protein, whose translation is MAGTDRGGRPGPEDRDDMDWLYRRDDEPAPQPSPPEPTRVFGPDAPADPPAGGGRRRASFGDPGGPARSRTESGLPHEAGPAQRRRSALPPAAPPPRPPASPPRPAPARPGPAGRPRRGHPVRRTLLALLIAWLVFLIATPIYAWTQTTKIEAMPSGSNRPDDQPGTLWLLVGSDGREDLSKAERERLSTGGGKGRRTDTIMLLYRPTIGKPALISVPRDSFVRIPGKGKNKINAAYAFGGPQLLIETIEQNTGLRVDRYAEIGFAGFAGMVDAVGGVEVCPKKAIKDRRAGLDIKAGCQNVDGPTALGYVRTRYTDATGDIARTQRQREVIGKIAKKVASPVTFVNPVRYWGVNMAAARSFGVDEQASPIDVGLMGQAMLGTSGGDGLTLMIPISDANARTSAGSSMIWDIEQAEEMFADIKSGDTSKLDRFRADS
- a CDS encoding acyl-CoA dehydrogenase family protein, producing the protein MSDFTDIYRPTEDHEAFRAAVREVCDNKVAPHAAEVDELAEFPRASYDALRKADFHAPHIPEAYGGVGADALATVIVIEEVARACASSSLIPAVNKLGSMPVLLSGSDELKQAVLPPIAAGEAMFSYCLSEPDAGSDAASMKTRAVRDGDGWVLNGVKRWITNAGESEYYTVFAVTDPDARSKGISAFVVRKSDEGVDFGAPEKKLGIKGSPTREVYLENVRLGDDRLIGDPGTGFATAMRTLDHTRVTIAAQALGIAQGALDYALGYVKERKQFGKAIADFQGLQFMIADMGMKLEAARQLTYAAAAKSERGDGDLTYFGATAKCFASDVAMEITTDAVQLLGGYGYTRDYPVERMMRDAKITQIYEGTNQVQRIVMARQLLAGLPQA
- a CDS encoding EI24 domain-containing protein, which gives rise to MRSVFTGAGFLLRGAGMIIRRPKLFWTGAIPPMITSVLFVGALVGLFFGAPTLGGALTAFAEGWDPAVREVLRGVAALLITAAAVLIMVVAFSSITLLIGGPFYERIAASVERELGGPPEGRAVDVPLARSIGQTIAVVAITALGGAIFFVIGLIPVVGTIAAAVGGAIFGGWMIALELVGQPLAQRGVVSLPARDRVLRGRRLATLGFGVPTFLLLSVPLLAIVVFPAAAAGGVLLARAQTGEPLAAGRGTTSPA
- a CDS encoding NUDIX hydrolase — translated: MDRDIRVSAVVMRDAAGRVLTVRKRGTDRFMLPGGKPEPGEDPAAAAIREFAEELSGQLDHRMLRPLGRHTAAAANEPRHRVVATVFEHPLIEPVAPAAEIAELRWVDPGAAPGADLAPLLADAVFPMLAQAAR
- the purE gene encoding 5-(carboxyamino)imidazole ribonucleotide mutase produces the protein MSARVGIVMGSDSDWPTMSAAGEALAEFGIDHEADVVSAHRMPEAMIDYGRRAHSRGLEVIIAGAGGAAHLPGMLAAVTPLPVIGVPVPLKYLDGMDSLLSIVQMPAGVPVATVAIGNARNAGLLAVRILAAGDPDLTARMVAFQDDLRATAEAKGERVRRGE